From Myxocyprinus asiaticus isolate MX2 ecotype Aquarium Trade chromosome 49, UBuf_Myxa_2, whole genome shotgun sequence, a single genomic window includes:
- the LOC127438023 gene encoding protein S100-B-like, producing MSNLEDCLGTFIEVFHKYSSKEGDKYKLKKSELKELLTNEFPTLMEHVKDQATMDGLMESLDTDGDSECDFQEFMTFITMVTICCHEFFEHHEDE from the exons ATGTCAAACTTGGAGGACTGCCTGGGAACTTTCATTGAGGTCTTCCATAAATACTCGTCGAAAGAAGGTGACAAGTACAAATTAAAAAAGAGCGAACTCAAGGAGCTGCTCACAAATGAATTTCCAACTCTTATGGAG CATGTGAAGGATCAGGCTACAATGGATGGTTTGATGGAAAGCCTGGACACCGACGGCGACTCAGAGTGCGATTTTCAGGAGTTCATGACCTTCATAACCATGGTTACCATCTGTTGCCATGAGTTTTTTGAACACCACGAAGACGAATGA